A stretch of Bos mutus isolate GX-2022 chromosome 8, NWIPB_WYAK_1.1, whole genome shotgun sequence DNA encodes these proteins:
- the OR13D1 gene encoding LOW QUALITY PROTEIN: olfactory receptor 13D1 (The sequence of the model RefSeq protein was modified relative to this genomic sequence to represent the inferred CDS: inserted 1 base in 1 codon; deleted 2 bases in 2 codons; substituted 1 base at 1 genomic stop codon), with product MGNYSAVTEFFLVGPSQYPALQFCLFMLCLIMYMIXLPGNSLLFIISILDSCLHTPMYFFLGNLSFLDICYTSSSIPPMLIKSIRSERKSIFFIGCALXMVVSLGLGSTECVLLAVMAYDRYVAICNPQRYPIIMNRVLYVHMATWSWIIGCLTCLLQTIITMILPFCGNNIIDHMTCEISALLKLICLDITINVIIMTVTNIVILVIPVPLILISYVFILSSILRINSAEGRKKKAFSLCSAHLTVVILFYGSALFMYMKPKSKDTNTSDEIIGLSHGVVTPMLNPIIYILRNKEVKEAVKKVPSQHLHLWKM from the exons ATGGGAAATTACTCAGCTGTGACTGAATTCTTCCTGGTGGGGCCTTCCCAATACCCAGCACTCCAGTTTTGTCTGTTCATGCTCTGCCTCATCATGTACATGA ACCTTCCTGGAAATAGCCTCCTCTTTATCATCAGCATACTGGATTCTTGCCTCCACactcccatgtacttcttccttggGAACCTCTCATTCTTAGACATCTGTTATACGTCATCATCCATCCCCCCGATGCTCATTAAAAGCATTAGGTCTGAGAGAAAATCCATCTTTTTCATTGGCTGTGCTCTGTAGATGGTTGTCTCTCTTGGGTTAGGCTCCACTGAGTGTGTC CTCCTGGCTGTGATGGCATATGATCgatatgtggccatctgcaaccCCCAAAGGTACCCCATCATCATGAACAGGGTGCTGTATGTGCACATGGCCACATGGTCTTGGATCATAGGTTGTCTGACTTGTCTATTACAAACAATTATAACAATGATATTGCCTTTCTGTGGTAATAATATCATTGATCATATGACCTGTGAGATCTCGGCCCTTCTTAAACTCATCTGTTTGGATATTACCATCAATGTGATTATCATGACAGTGACAAATATTGTTATACTGGTGATTCCTGTACCATTAATTCTCATCTCCTATGTTTTCATCCTCTCTTCCATCCTGAGAATTAATTCTgctgaagggagaaaaaaaaaagccttttctcTA TGTTCAGCCCACCTGACTGTGGTCATCTTATTCTATGGTTCAGCCCTTTTTATGTACATGAAGCCCAAGTCAAAGGACACAAACACTTCTGATGAGATAATTGGACTGTCTCATGGAGTGGTAACCCCAATGTTGAACCCCATCATCTACATCTTGAGAAATAAGGAGGTGAAAGAAGCTGTGAAGAAAGTCCCGAGTCAACATTTGCATCTATGGAAAATGTGA
- the NIPSNAP3A gene encoding protein NipSnap homolog 3A, whose protein sequence is MLALRRSLTRALAAPTMAPQVCSSFATGPRQYDGTFYEFRTYYLKPSKMNEFLENVKKNIHLRTVHSELVGYWSVEFGGRMNKVFHIWKYDNFAHRSEVRKALAKDKEWQEQFLIPNLALIDKQESEITYLVPWCKLVKPPKEGVYELATFQMKPGGPALWGDPFKRAVHTHVNQGYTKLVGVFHAEYGVLNRVHVLWWNESADSRAAGRHQSHEDPRVVAAVRESVNFLESQQNMLLIPTSFSPLK, encoded by the exons ATGCTTGCCCTCCGAAGGAGCCTGACTAGGGCCCTGGCCGCTCCAACGATGGCGCCTCAG GTGTGTTCATCTTTTGCTACAGGCCCCAGACAATACGATGGAACATTCTATGAATTTCGTACCTATTATCTTAAGCCCTCAAAGATGAATGAATTCCtggaaaatgttaagaaaaacatTCATCTTCGGACAGTTCACTCTGAATTGGTTGGATACTGGAGTGTAGAATTTGGAGGCAGAATGAATAAAGTGTTTCATATTTGGAAGTATG ACAATTTTGCTCATCGAAGTGAAGTTCGGAAGGCCTTGGCCAAAGATAAGGAATGGCAAGAACAATTTCTCATTCCAAATTTGGCTCTTATTGATAAACAAGAGAGTGAAATCACTTATCTGGTGCCATGGTGCAAATTAGTAAAACCTCCAAAAGAAG GAGTCTATGAACTGGCTACTTTTCAGATGAAACCTGGTGGGCCAGCTCTGTGGGGTGACCCATTTAAAAGGGCAGTTCATACTCATGTCAATCAAGGCTACACAAAATTAGTTGGAGTGTTCCATGCAGAATACGGAGTACTCAACAGAG TTCATGTTCTTTGGTGGAACGAGAGTGCAGACAGCCGTGCAGCTGGGAGACATCAGTCTCATGAGGATCCCAGGGTAGTGGCAGCTG TTCGGGAAAGTGTTAACTTCCTTGAGTCTCAGCAGAATATGCTTCTGATTCCTACATCATTTTCACCCTTGAAATAG